The Castanea sativa cultivar Marrone di Chiusa Pesio chromosome 11, ASM4071231v1 genome contains a region encoding:
- the LOC142617072 gene encoding uncharacterized protein LOC142617072 has translation MESDYNSGKRHYDITMSKRTRRPTNSNQIYSAPVSPCQDIPPPGKAAVNELGEDESSSHSEESDRKSLKQLIKSRNSLSQHFTAEEKQLQIVPKQQKEEGVHDDGVKLKKMVSRYAKFLSRLIKVKRDLPKGGESRKKPLLLLKA, from the coding sequence ATGGAAAGTGACTACAATTCAGGTAAACGCCACTATGATATTACCATGTCAAAGAGAACTAGAAGGCCAACAAATTCCAATCAGATTTATTCAGCACCAGTTTCTCCATGTCAAGACATTCCTCCTCCTGGTAAAGCAGCTGTGAATGAGTTAGGAGAAGATGAGAGCAGCTCTCACTCAGAAGAGAGTGATCGTAAGAGCTTGAAGCAGCTGATAAAGAGCAGGAATTCACTGAGCCAACACTTCACTGCAGAAGAAAAGCAACTTCAAATAGTTCCAAAGCAGCAGAAGGAAGAGGGTGTTCATGATGATGGAGTGAAGCTAAAGAAAATGGTGAGTCGCTATGCCAAATTTTTGAGCCGCTTAATCAAGGTCAAGCGTGACTTACCTAAGGGTGGAGAATCCCGGAAAAAACCACTTCTTCTATTGAAAGcctag